A single genomic interval of Oryza sativa Japonica Group chromosome 7, ASM3414082v1 harbors:
- the LOC4343047 gene encoding membrane protein PM19L-like: protein MAGVGRNMLAPLLVLNLIMYLIVIGFASWNLNHFINGQTNYPGVAGNGATFYFLVFAILAGVVGAASKLAGVHHVRAWRHDSLATNAASSLIAWAITALAFGLACKEIHIGGHRGWRLRVLEAFVIILAFTQLLYVLMLHTGLFGGGDGAYRDHDYGVGAGAAAGEPKGTARV from the exons ATGGCCGGAGTCGGGAGGAACATGCTGGCGCCGCTCTTGGTGCTCAACCTCATCATGTACCTCATCGTCATCGGCTTCGCGAGCTGGAACCTCAACCACTTCATCAATGGCCAGACCAACTACCCAG GCGTGGCGGGCAACGGCGCGACGTTCTACTTCCTGGTGTTCGCCATCCTGGCCGGGGTGGTGGGCGCGGCGTCCAAGCTGGCGGGCGTCCACCACGTGCGCGCGTGGCGCCACGACAGCCTCGCCACCAacgcggcctcctccctcatCGCGTGGGCCATCACCGCGCTCGCCTTCGGCCTCGCCTGCAAGGAGATCCACATCGGCGGCCACCGCGGGTGGCGCCTCCGCGTGCTCGAGGCTTTCGTCATCATCCTCGCCTTCACGCAGCTGCTCTACGTGCTCATGCTCCACACGGGCCTcttcggtggcggcgacggcgcctacCGGGACCACGACTACGGCGTTGGCGCCGgtgctgccgccggcgagcccaaGGG